From one Triticum urartu cultivar G1812 chromosome 3, Tu2.1, whole genome shotgun sequence genomic stretch:
- the LOC125544918 gene encoding protein BUNDLE SHEATH DEFECTIVE 2, chloroplastic-like, translating into MASLLRPASSCPSFRLPSSTASAPPPSLLSRRHKAPPFPPTPHAPPSRPRVAAAAAYGGAQLLGPVDTQTFIIAASVVAAVSLSLVLGLKGDPVPCDRCAGNGGTKCVFCNDGKMKADNGVVECRVCRGAGLILCKKCSGSGYSKRL; encoded by the exons ATGGCGTCCCTTCTCCGGCCCGCCTCGTCGTGCCCCTCCTTTCGCCTACCCTCCTCCACAGCCTCTGCACCTCCGCCAAGCCTCCTTTCCAGGCGGCACAAGGCACCTCCCTTCCCACCCACGCCCCACGCCCCTCCTTCCCGGCCCCGCGTCGCCGCCGCAGCAGCCTACGGAGGCGCCCAGCTGCTGGGTCCGGTCGACACGCAGACATTCATCATCGCCGCCTCCGTCGTCGCCGCGGTCTCACTGTCTCTCGTCCTCGGCCTTAAG GGTGACCCTGTTCCGTGCGACCGGTGTGCTGGAAATG GGGGCACAAAGTGCGTCTTCTGCAATGACGGCAAGATGAAGGCGGATAACGGGGTGGTCGAATGCCGGGTATGCAGGGGAGCAG GGCTGATACTCTGCAAGAAGTGCTCAGGTTCTGGTTACTCTAAGCGCTTGTAG
- the LOC125544917 gene encoding fra a 1-associated protein, whose translation MGWRWHDDGEGDGGRGGLGDIPDLAGRGGGEAAHVGTRRVVQSRCHTEEVEPGRFVRKCEKTEQLLRDCVGRPSELVESKTENTEEDVTDEMTGGASHSLGFPTKEPFAFPGLRSDIEAIEKGFGSFLDEAERMTNEFFKSFGFPTIHDGDSRPFPRQPAERHVGEGTAKKPNENEYSEFGSQITDV comes from the exons ATGGGTTGGCGTTGGCACGACGACGGCGAGGGCGACGGTGGCCGCGGCGGGCTCGGCGACATCCCCGACCTCGCCggccgaggcggcggcgaggcggcgcacGTCGGCACGCGCCGGGTGGTGCAGTCCCGCTGCCACACGGAGGAGGTGGAGCCCGGCCGCTTCGTCCGCAAGTGCGAGAAGACCGAGCAGCTCCTCCGCGACTGCGTCGGCAG GCCTTCTGAACTGGTGGAGTCGAAAACTGAGAACACTGAAGAAGATGTCACAGATGAAATGACCGGTGGTGCCTCGCATTCTCTTGGCTTCCCAACAAAAGAGCCCTTTGCATTTCCAGGACTTCGCAGTGACATTGAAGCTATTGAGAAAGGCTTCGGTAGCTTTCTGGATGAagctgagcggatgaccaacgaATTCTTCAAATCTTTTGGATTTCCAACCATTCATGATGGGGACTCGAGACCATTTCCTAGGCAACCTGCAGAGAGGCATGTTGGAGAAGGTACCGCGAAGAAGCCCAATGAGAATGAGTACTCAGAATTCGGTAGCCAGATAACTGATGTGTAA